In Zunongwangia profunda SM-A87, the following proteins share a genomic window:
- a CDS encoding DUF4159 domain-containing protein, with protein MLKKCILIFIFIFGIHGMNAQKIALLKYNGGGDWYANPTALPNLIDFCNTHIATSLDQKPVTVTPGGPEIFMYPFVHMTGHGNVVFSESEAENLRNYLLGGGFLHIDDNYGMRQYLTTALKTVFPEKELQELPASHPIFHSQFEFSKGLPKIHEHDGKRPQAFGIFDNGRLVLLFTFESDLGDGWENEEVHHDPEEVRLKALQMGANIIKYAFEN; from the coding sequence ATGCTAAAAAAGTGCATTTTAATCTTCATTTTTATCTTTGGAATTCATGGGATGAATGCCCAAAAAATTGCACTTTTAAAATATAATGGTGGTGGCGATTGGTATGCTAATCCTACCGCCCTGCCCAATCTTATCGATTTTTGTAATACACATATCGCTACCAGCCTGGATCAAAAACCGGTCACGGTAACTCCCGGCGGTCCCGAAATTTTTATGTATCCTTTTGTTCATATGACGGGACATGGTAATGTTGTATTTTCTGAAAGTGAAGCGGAAAACCTTAGAAATTACCTTTTAGGCGGTGGATTTTTGCATATCGATGATAATTATGGGATGCGGCAATATTTGACTACAGCCCTTAAAACAGTTTTTCCTGAAAAAGAATTACAGGAACTGCCCGCTTCACATCCCATCTTCCATTCCCAATTCGAATTTAGTAAGGGCTTACCCAAAATACATGAGCACGACGGGAAACGACCCCAGGCGTTTGGTATTTTTGACAATGGTAGATTGGTGTTGCTTTTTACATTTGAAAGTGATCTTGGGGATGGCTGGGAAAATGAGGAAGTACATCATGACCCCGAAGAAGTCCGCCTAAAAGCATTACAAATGGGTGCTAATATTATAAAATATGCCTTTGAAAACTAA
- a CDS encoding TrmH family RNA methyltransferase, producing MKTKMQLTHSQNKFSNKKFPVTLVLDHISGEANIGSIFRLSDAFHVEEIIFCGTEPNLNSNRLKKTSRSTHEYVKFQFSENPTAIIKGKKAEAYSIIALEITQNSVPIQQLELKPSEKVVLIAGHENFGISEDLLRLCDSIVHIPMFGNNSSMNVAQAIGISLYEITKCLIP from the coding sequence TTGAAAACTAAAATGCAGCTTACTCATTCCCAAAATAAATTCAGTAATAAAAAGTTTCCGGTAACCCTGGTACTGGACCACATTTCAGGAGAAGCGAACATAGGCAGTATCTTTAGGTTAAGTGATGCTTTTCATGTTGAAGAAATTATTTTCTGTGGTACCGAGCCCAATTTAAATAGCAATCGGTTAAAAAAGACTTCCAGAAGTACGCACGAATATGTGAAATTTCAGTTTTCGGAAAATCCTACCGCAATTATCAAGGGTAAAAAAGCCGAAGCTTATAGCATCATTGCACTCGAAATTACCCAAAATAGTGTGCCAATTCAGCAGTTAGAATTAAAACCTTCAGAAAAGGTAGTACTTATTGCCGGTCATGAAAATTTTGGAATTTCAGAAGACTTGTTAAGGCTATGCGACAGCATTGTGCATATTCCTATGTTTGGGAATAATAGCAGCATGAATGTTGCCCAGGCTATAGGAATTTCTCTTTATGAAATCACAAAATGCTTGATTCCTTAA
- a CDS encoding AI-2E family transporter → MNAKELSYGILRAAGIALGIMLMLFFLYEIQSVIVYIAVAAIISLIGRPVVIFLRQRLKIPNQIAVIIVLLLVLAIFVGIILVFVPIVIEQSQYLGRIDIEAFKSDLNDLNGQINDYLGVEEINIIESLKESQFIRSLDVSLIPKFLNNVFGILGATIVALFSVIFISFFLLKDSKLMLNSILVFANRGKEQKFVRVFNKIKILLSRYFVGLTMQITVLFILYMILLTLFEVNNPVAIAFICAFLNLVPYLGPVFAGILMALFVISSNLGADFQAIILPKLIYVMLGYAICQVIDNLISQPMIFGASVKSHPLEIFLIILIAGLVFGIVGMVVAVPVYTAIKVIAKESLSDYKIVKRLTRDL, encoded by the coding sequence GTGAATGCTAAAGAACTTTCTTACGGAATTTTAAGAGCCGCAGGTATCGCACTGGGAATCATGTTAATGCTGTTTTTCCTTTACGAAATCCAGTCGGTTATTGTTTATATTGCAGTTGCTGCAATTATCTCGCTAATCGGGCGACCGGTAGTTATTTTTCTACGCCAACGTCTCAAAATACCTAACCAGATAGCGGTAATTATCGTTTTATTACTGGTTTTGGCAATTTTTGTAGGCATTATTTTGGTATTTGTTCCCATTGTCATTGAACAGAGCCAATATTTGGGGCGTATTGATATCGAAGCTTTTAAAAGTGATCTTAATGACCTAAATGGGCAGATTAATGATTACCTGGGAGTAGAAGAAATCAATATTATAGAAAGCTTAAAAGAAAGTCAGTTTATTCGTAGTCTGGATGTGAGCCTTATTCCAAAGTTTTTAAATAATGTATTCGGAATTTTAGGGGCTACCATTGTTGCTTTGTTTTCAGTGATTTTCATCTCCTTTTTTCTATTAAAGGACAGTAAATTAATGCTAAACAGTATTCTGGTTTTTGCCAACCGTGGAAAAGAGCAAAAATTTGTGCGTGTATTTAACAAAATTAAGATACTGCTTTCCAGATACTTTGTGGGATTAACCATGCAGATTACGGTATTGTTTATTTTATATATGATTTTGCTGACCTTGTTTGAAGTAAATAATCCGGTAGCCATCGCATTTATTTGTGCCTTTTTAAATCTTGTTCCCTATTTAGGGCCGGTTTTCGCCGGAATTTTAATGGCATTGTTTGTGATTTCCAGTAATCTGGGAGCCGATTTCCAGGCTATTATTCTTCCAAAGCTAATCTATGTCATGTTAGGATATGCCATTTGCCAGGTGATCGACAATTTAATTTCACAACCTATGATTTTTGGTGCCAGTGTGAAGTCACATCCGTTAGAAATTTTCCTAATTATTTTAATTGCCGGACTGGTTTTTGGAATTGTGGGAATGGTCGTTGCCGTACCGGTATATACCGCGATAAAAGTAATAGCAAAAGAATCGTTAAGCGATTATAAAATCGTAAAAAGACTAACAAGAGATTTATAA
- a CDS encoding THUMP-like domain-containing protein, with product MNIELLTPEVQQFVTENLRADVSALVLKGSPFENISSAELATQLAGRKTAERKLPLWFNNEHILYPPKLNLEQTSSQITAEYKASLVSGKRLADLTGGFGIDSYFFSKKTGEVFYNELNKDLAAIARHNFKALEANNINVNSDDGLDFLKSTEIELDWIYLDPARRDDYGGKVFRLTDCTPDVTQNLPLLFEKSEHILIKTSPLLDLKLGISDLDFVAEIHIVAIENEVKELLWFLKKGNTSALKIITKNFTKKEEQTFTTSFDESERANIGPPEAYLYEPNAAIMKSQLFGKLAMEFQLKKLHQNSHLFTSKENMSFPGRKFKITDILAFGSKDLKKRFKSKKANISTRNFPLDVESIRKKYKIRDGGIDYLFFTTNLKEEKIVLVCEKV from the coding sequence ATGAATATCGAACTTTTAACTCCAGAAGTTCAACAGTTTGTTACTGAAAATTTAAGGGCAGATGTTTCCGCATTGGTGCTAAAAGGAAGTCCTTTTGAAAACATATCTTCTGCGGAATTGGCCACACAACTGGCAGGAAGAAAAACCGCCGAAAGAAAGCTCCCTCTTTGGTTCAATAACGAACATATTTTATATCCACCAAAATTAAACCTGGAACAAACCTCCTCTCAAATAACTGCGGAATACAAAGCTTCCCTGGTTTCTGGCAAACGTTTAGCCGACCTAACCGGTGGTTTTGGTATCGATAGCTATTTTTTTTCAAAAAAGACAGGAGAAGTCTTCTATAACGAATTAAATAAAGACCTGGCTGCAATCGCAAGACATAATTTTAAAGCTTTAGAAGCGAACAATATCAACGTAAATAGTGATGATGGTTTAGACTTTTTAAAATCTACTGAAATTGAATTGGACTGGATTTACCTGGATCCCGCCAGAAGGGACGATTATGGTGGTAAAGTTTTTCGCCTGACTGATTGTACCCCAGATGTTACTCAAAACCTTCCACTACTTTTTGAGAAATCCGAGCATATTTTAATAAAAACTTCGCCTTTACTCGATCTAAAATTAGGTATTTCTGATCTCGATTTTGTAGCTGAAATTCATATCGTGGCGATAGAAAATGAAGTTAAAGAATTGCTTTGGTTTTTAAAGAAAGGCAATACTTCAGCTTTAAAAATTATCACTAAAAACTTCACAAAAAAAGAAGAGCAGACGTTTACTACTTCGTTTGATGAAAGTGAACGTGCGAATATTGGTCCTCCTGAGGCTTATCTCTATGAACCCAACGCTGCCATAATGAAAAGTCAGTTATTTGGTAAGCTTGCTATGGAATTTCAACTAAAAAAACTTCATCAAAATTCACATCTTTTTACTTCAAAAGAAAACATGAGTTTTCCAGGGAGAAAATTTAAAATTACTGATATACTAGCTTTTGGGTCTAAAGATTTAAAGAAAAGATTTAAGTCCAAAAAAGCGAATATCAGCACCCGTAATTTCCCTCTAGATGTAGAAAGTATTCGAAAGAAATATAAGATCAGGGATGGTGGAATTGATTATTTGTTTTTCACTACAAACCTTAAAGAAGAAAAGATTGTACTGGTTTGTGAAAAAGTATAA